The following coding sequences are from one Pusillimonas sp. DMV24BSW_D window:
- a CDS encoding SixA phosphatase family protein has protein sequence MPDQVRRLLLLRHAHAGFAESGGDIERNLSERGLTEALEVGRLMATEGFIPDLAVISPAQRTRQTWAQVQKRLPTAVQCLYENRIYEAGIAALLDVLGAQPDSRQTLLLVGHNPGMQGLALKLTGRGSKNAVVRLRHEFPPASLAVITFPDTRRWADIDERSGVLEHFMTPSPVI, from the coding sequence ATGCCTGATCAGGTTCGACGTTTACTATTGCTAAGACATGCGCATGCCGGCTTTGCGGAAAGCGGTGGAGATATCGAGCGAAATTTAAGCGAACGCGGCCTAACCGAAGCGTTGGAGGTGGGCAGGCTTATGGCGACGGAAGGTTTTATTCCGGATCTGGCTGTTATCTCGCCTGCACAACGTACCCGGCAAACTTGGGCGCAAGTACAGAAGCGACTGCCAACGGCGGTTCAATGTCTTTATGAAAACCGTATTTATGAGGCAGGTATAGCGGCATTGCTGGATGTGCTTGGGGCGCAACCCGATTCACGCCAGACTTTGCTGCTAGTGGGACATAACCCAGGAATGCAAGGGTTGGCTTTGAAGCTGACAGGTCGGGGAAGTAAAAATGCGGTGGTGCGACTGAGGCATGAATTTCCACCTGCGAGCCTCGCCGTTATTACGTTTCCGGATACCCGCAGATGGGCCGACATTGATGAGCGATCGGGCGTTCTTGAACATTTCATGACGCCGTCACCCGTTATTTAG
- the infA gene encoding translation initiation factor IF-1 has protein sequence MAKEELLEMTGSVTEVLPDSRFRVTLENGHPIVAYTGGKMRKHHIRILAGDKVKLEMSPYDLSKGRIVFRHIEGRPPMARNNRR, from the coding sequence ATGGCTAAAGAAGAATTACTTGAAATGACCGGCTCGGTAACCGAAGTCCTCCCCGACTCCCGTTTTCGCGTAACGCTGGAAAACGGCCACCCCATCGTGGCATACACCGGCGGCAAAATGCGCAAGCACCACATTCGTATTCTTGCCGGTGACAAAGTCAAACTGGAAATGTCTCCCTACGATCTCAGCAAAGGCCGTATTGTATTTCGCCATATCGAAGGCCGCCCGCCCATGGCACGCAACAACCGGCGTTAA
- a CDS encoding cytochrome b: MSCTQFCDSPERYGLVSRILHWGMALVLLWQFTSVIIHALFEKTGIDKFFWGTHKSVGSLLMVLILLRVLWALANLRKRPPAVSKWSITGHIVLYILMFAIPVIALIRQYGSGKAFSPFGIPLMPGFDETNKIEWMIDLGGNFHGLLGWTLLAAALGHAAAVLWHYLRGDRYVLERMK, translated from the coding sequence ATGTCTTGCACCCAATTCTGTGACTCACCCGAACGTTATGGTTTAGTTTCCCGCATACTCCATTGGGGGATGGCTTTGGTATTACTTTGGCAGTTCACCTCTGTCATTATCCATGCGCTGTTCGAGAAAACCGGTATCGATAAATTTTTCTGGGGAACACATAAATCGGTGGGTTCATTACTGATGGTGCTGATTCTTTTACGTGTACTGTGGGCGCTCGCCAATCTGCGCAAACGCCCACCCGCTGTCAGTAAATGGTCAATCACGGGACATATTGTTTTATACATTCTCATGTTCGCCATACCTGTCATTGCACTTATTCGCCAGTATGGCTCAGGAAAAGCTTTCTCCCCCTTTGGCATCCCTCTCATGCCAGGTTTCGATGAAACCAACAAAATTGAATGGATGATTGATCTGGGTGGCAATTTCCATGGTTTGCTGGGCTGGACACTATTGGCAGCTGCATTGGGGCACGCCGCAGCGGTGCTTTGGCATTATTTGCGCGGAGATCGTTACGTGCTTGAACGCATGAAATGA
- a CDS encoding ferritin-like domain-containing protein, whose translation MSEVTARTFDSLSSDWSLDNVPLHDVDLELVRDNEDLFYMVAGASFIEIAADLYTRNLIEYYSDAPEIQEWLETKWQHEELRHGYVLKAYTQHVWPEFDWERAYQSFFTEYSAMCTADELEPTQGLEMVARCVVETGTATFYTALASQATEPVLAGIAQRIRADEVSHYKHFFQYFRKYRETQNPGRWKVFGALKRRILEARSSDADCALWHVYQVHKGSGANREEFNILCRRLAKGLRRHYPVSMAIKMVTKPLDLPASVNRMVMAPLTRASNWFLR comes from the coding sequence ATGAGTGAAGTGACGGCAAGAACTTTCGATTCCTTGAGTTCAGACTGGTCATTAGACAATGTGCCGCTACATGATGTCGACCTTGAGCTTGTTCGCGACAATGAAGATTTGTTTTACATGGTGGCCGGCGCATCATTCATTGAAATTGCCGCCGATCTGTATACGCGTAACCTGATCGAATATTATTCCGACGCGCCAGAGATTCAGGAATGGCTCGAAACCAAATGGCAGCATGAAGAGTTGCGGCATGGTTATGTGTTGAAAGCTTATACGCAACATGTTTGGCCTGAGTTCGACTGGGAACGCGCGTACCAGAGCTTTTTTACTGAATATTCCGCTATGTGTACGGCCGATGAGCTTGAACCTACCCAGGGTCTGGAAATGGTCGCGCGTTGTGTCGTGGAAACGGGGACGGCCACCTTTTACACGGCGCTGGCCAGTCAGGCAACCGAGCCGGTGCTGGCCGGTATTGCCCAACGTATTCGTGCCGACGAGGTAAGTCATTACAAGCATTTTTTCCAGTATTTCCGGAAATATCGTGAAACGCAGAATCCGGGGCGCTGGAAGGTGTTCGGTGCATTGAAGCGTCGCATCCTGGAAGCGCGCTCCTCCGACGCCGACTGCGCTCTTTGGCATGTGTATCAGGTTCACAAAGGCAGTGGAGCGAATCGCGAAGAGTTCAATATTCTTTGCCGTCGTCTGGCCAAAGGGTTGCGTCGCCATTATCCGGTATCAATGGCGATAAAAATGGTGACCAAACCGCTGGATTTGCCTGCTTCGGTAAACCGTATGGTGATGGCGCCGCTCACACGGGCATCGAACTGGTTCTTGCGTTAA
- the rssA gene encoding patatin-like phospholipase RssA yields MKSRSYRPKVGLILGSGSARGWAHIGVINELNKAGIQPDIVCGTSIGALVGAVYAGGHLGELEKWVTKLGLKDVVSFMDLTLTGGVLKGERLMAFFRQKFKDCDIEDLGVPFGAVATSLYSGAEIWLRSGSTLGAVRASIALPALFAPVRHNGQILVDGGLVNPVPVSLARAMGADILIAVDLNSDLLGRHLRRGEQPEADSRSPSPDHPDSEQSTEWVKRIQNNLNALLPTWNDDDDDEPQIPSMLDVVASSINIMQERITRSRMVGEPPHITIAPRLAHLGLLDFHRAEEAIEAGAQTARECIPAIKAFDIRTSG; encoded by the coding sequence ATGAAGTCCCGCTCCTACCGCCCCAAAGTCGGCCTCATCCTGGGTAGCGGCTCAGCTCGGGGATGGGCCCATATCGGCGTCATTAACGAACTGAACAAAGCAGGTATTCAACCCGATATCGTTTGCGGCACGTCAATTGGCGCGCTCGTAGGTGCTGTTTATGCCGGCGGGCATCTGGGCGAATTGGAAAAATGGGTGACCAAACTAGGGCTTAAAGACGTCGTCTCATTCATGGACCTCACCTTAACCGGTGGCGTCCTGAAAGGCGAGAGACTCATGGCTTTTTTTCGGCAGAAATTCAAAGACTGCGATATTGAAGACTTGGGCGTACCGTTCGGTGCCGTCGCCACATCGCTATACAGCGGAGCTGAAATCTGGCTGCGCAGCGGCAGTACGCTGGGTGCAGTCAGGGCCTCCATTGCTCTGCCTGCTTTATTTGCACCTGTACGTCACAACGGCCAAATACTGGTTGACGGTGGCCTGGTTAACCCGGTGCCTGTTTCACTGGCACGCGCCATGGGGGCAGATATCCTGATTGCGGTCGACCTGAATTCCGATTTGCTGGGCCGACATTTGCGTCGAGGAGAACAACCTGAGGCCGATTCACGCTCGCCCTCACCCGACCACCCCGACAGTGAACAAAGCACCGAATGGGTCAAACGCATTCAGAACAATCTGAATGCGCTGCTGCCAACCTGGAACGACGACGACGATGACGAACCCCAGATCCCGTCCATGCTGGATGTCGTCGCCTCAAGCATCAATATTATGCAGGAACGCATTACTCGCAGCCGCATGGTGGGCGAGCCGCCCCACATTACCATTGCGCCCCGGCTGGCGCATCTTGGCTTGCTCGATTTTCATCGCGCCGAAGAAGCCATTGAAGCAGGCGCACAAACCGCCCGGGAATGCATACCGGCAATTAAAGCATTCGACATTCGAACGTCCGGTTAA
- a CDS encoding LON peptidase substrate-binding domain-containing protein: MTTVPLFPLSRALFPGGVLHLRIFEVRYLDMIQQCLDNNIEFGVVALTSGSEVRLPMTQETFIETGTLARINEAQTIMPGLMQIQCSGTHRFQLEKSTQKANGLWEAEISLLPTEQSITITDDLQACADALGKVIADLQRDGVPPEAMPISPPFMLSDTAWVANRWAELLPLPATQKALLLRENDPVQRLDLLREVLLVKGLIK, from the coding sequence ATGACTACCGTTCCGTTATTTCCGCTCAGTCGCGCCTTGTTCCCAGGTGGGGTTTTACACCTGCGCATCTTTGAAGTGCGTTATTTAGACATGATTCAACAATGTCTCGACAACAACATAGAATTCGGTGTCGTTGCACTGACCAGCGGCAGCGAAGTTCGCCTCCCGATGACGCAAGAAACTTTTATCGAGACAGGAACGCTGGCGCGCATCAACGAAGCACAAACGATTATGCCGGGCTTGATGCAAATTCAATGCTCAGGCACACACCGTTTTCAATTAGAAAAGTCAACGCAGAAAGCAAATGGTCTTTGGGAGGCGGAAATTTCCCTATTGCCGACTGAACAATCGATTACCATTACCGACGATCTTCAAGCTTGTGCCGATGCATTAGGCAAAGTCATTGCCGACCTGCAGCGCGATGGCGTGCCTCCGGAAGCAATGCCAATCAGCCCGCCGTTTATGTTAAGCGACACCGCCTGGGTTGCAAACCGGTGGGCCGAACTTCTACCATTACCCGCCACCCAAAAGGCACTCTTGCTGAGGGAAAATGACCCGGTTCAAAGACTCGACTTACTCCGCGAGGTTCTCCTGGTGAAAGGACTGATTAAATGA
- a CDS encoding feruloyl-CoA synthase: protein MNSQGTGSIFATPAVALTERDDGTILLDNPVALAPYARCVGEYLEYWAESAPDREFIAQRSPAGLWQGLTYAQTLDKVQRLGTWLLKNRVTPDRPVCVLTDNSVDHALLMLAAMHVGIPYASISPAYSLMSKDHEKLRNLVERLNPGVIYVGGVARFQAALKSIESLHQAQLVVADEDACEGLNALRISEMLMQSDLALVNKAYAAVTPETVAKILFTSGSTGYPKGVLNTQRMLCSSQQAKEQVWPFLKEEPPILLDWLPWNHTFGSNHNFNMVLKHGGTLYLDGGKPVPGLFETSIANLRDIAPTLYMNVPRAFDMLLATLKTDTALRKQFFSRLQLIFYAGAALPQHLWDGLIEMSRAELGYPVPMVTAWGSTETSPLATDCHFQADRSGVIGLPVPGVTLKLAPGGDKLEVRVKGPVVTPGYFKQPDVTQAAFDEEGYYKIGDAVRFADPQRPEAGLIFDGRVSEDFKLTTGTWVSVGNVRVKGLEYLAPVAQDIVVTGHDRDDIGFLVFPNFAACRQLAGLDEGAPVSEVIAHPKVVEVVQQGLARLKKAHPASSTHAERASLLDSPPSVDDGEITDKGYTNQRAVLQRREMNVEALYDSQSGPEVIRP, encoded by the coding sequence ATGAATAGTCAGGGAACGGGTTCGATTTTTGCAACGCCGGCTGTTGCGCTTACAGAACGCGACGACGGTACCATTTTGCTTGATAACCCTGTTGCGCTCGCGCCCTATGCGCGCTGTGTGGGCGAGTATCTTGAATATTGGGCTGAATCGGCACCTGATCGCGAATTTATAGCTCAGCGCAGCCCTGCGGGCTTGTGGCAGGGCTTAACGTATGCGCAAACGCTCGACAAAGTTCAACGTTTGGGTACGTGGTTGTTGAAAAACCGCGTTACACCCGATCGCCCTGTCTGCGTTTTAACCGACAACAGTGTTGATCATGCATTGCTGATGCTGGCCGCCATGCACGTCGGTATCCCTTATGCGTCAATTTCTCCGGCGTACTCGTTGATGTCGAAAGATCACGAGAAGCTTAGAAACCTTGTTGAGCGCCTGAATCCGGGTGTTATTTATGTCGGCGGGGTGGCGCGTTTCCAGGCTGCTTTGAAATCAATCGAGTCATTGCATCAGGCCCAGCTGGTGGTGGCTGATGAAGACGCTTGTGAAGGGTTGAACGCCTTACGCATTTCCGAAATGCTGATGCAGTCCGACCTGGCTCTGGTGAATAAGGCTTACGCTGCCGTTACGCCCGAAACAGTTGCCAAGATATTGTTTACATCGGGTTCTACCGGTTACCCGAAAGGGGTGTTGAATACGCAGCGTATGCTTTGCTCAAGCCAGCAGGCGAAAGAGCAGGTATGGCCTTTCCTGAAAGAAGAGCCACCCATATTGCTCGATTGGTTACCCTGGAATCATACGTTTGGTAGCAATCACAATTTCAATATGGTGCTCAAGCATGGGGGAACACTCTACCTGGACGGTGGCAAACCGGTTCCGGGTTTGTTCGAAACCAGTATTGCGAATTTGCGCGATATCGCACCGACGCTTTATATGAATGTACCGCGTGCCTTCGATATGCTGCTGGCAACGTTGAAAACGGATACGGCGTTGCGCAAACAGTTCTTTTCCCGATTGCAGCTTATTTTCTACGCGGGGGCAGCGTTACCTCAGCATTTGTGGGACGGCTTAATCGAAATGTCGCGTGCAGAGCTGGGGTATCCCGTACCTATGGTTACGGCGTGGGGGTCCACGGAAACCTCACCTTTGGCAACGGATTGCCACTTCCAGGCAGATCGGTCGGGCGTTATTGGCCTTCCGGTACCCGGTGTCACACTTAAATTGGCTCCCGGCGGTGATAAGCTCGAGGTGCGTGTAAAAGGACCGGTTGTTACACCAGGATATTTCAAGCAACCCGACGTCACTCAGGCAGCGTTCGACGAAGAGGGCTATTACAAGATCGGTGATGCCGTTCGGTTTGCCGACCCGCAACGCCCCGAGGCTGGGTTGATTTTTGACGGCCGTGTTTCCGAAGACTTCAAGCTTACAACCGGCACTTGGGTAAGCGTAGGTAATGTACGAGTGAAAGGCCTGGAATATTTGGCCCCAGTCGCGCAGGATATTGTGGTAACGGGTCACGACCGGGACGATATTGGGTTTCTTGTTTTCCCCAATTTTGCTGCCTGCCGGCAATTGGCCGGATTGGATGAGGGTGCACCGGTTAGCGAGGTCATTGCCCATCCTAAAGTCGTGGAGGTTGTACAGCAGGGTTTGGCGCGGCTAAAGAAAGCGCATCCAGCCAGCTCAACGCATGCTGAACGGGCGTCGCTATTGGATTCCCCGCCTTCAGTTGACGATGGTGAGATTACCGACAAGGGCTACACCAATCAGCGGGCGGTTTTGCAGCGCCGTGAAATGAACGTGGAAGCGCTTTATGACTCACAATCCGGGCCTGAAGTGATTCGTCCCTGA
- a CDS encoding helix-turn-helix transcriptional regulator, giving the protein MTVTDHDEQGIQSLCLRLGQRVRRKRAARAMTMKQLAAESDISLPYLSRVEKGDGNVSISVLQRLARALNVSMDSLLSDQDEYGVDYALIVELLKRQTPDSLREIRSHLVESLGHGKANCADAPHRIALIGLRGAGKSSTGPLLSQALGMPFVELNALVAERAGMALSEFFSIYGQSGFRRLERDCLEQVIAHYPQVIIATGGGIVAEPATYELLLHSFFVCWLHATPEVHFQRVMKQHDARIATPALRDEAMANILASLEARCKLYALAHAQVDTTYLTAEQVAKQMLIQLQHTR; this is encoded by the coding sequence ATGACGGTTACAGATCACGACGAGCAAGGGATCCAATCCCTGTGTTTGCGCCTGGGGCAGCGTGTGAGGCGTAAACGTGCTGCACGCGCCATGACCATGAAACAGTTGGCTGCAGAGTCTGATATTTCGTTGCCGTACCTGTCGCGGGTCGAGAAGGGAGACGGCAATGTGTCAATCTCAGTGCTCCAGCGCCTGGCACGAGCCTTGAATGTGTCGATGGATAGTCTTTTGTCCGATCAGGATGAATATGGGGTGGACTACGCGCTCATCGTCGAATTACTTAAACGTCAAACTCCCGACTCTTTGCGTGAAATTCGCAGTCATCTGGTTGAAAGTCTGGGGCATGGCAAGGCTAACTGCGCCGACGCGCCTCATCGTATTGCCTTAATAGGATTACGCGGCGCGGGAAAATCCTCGACAGGCCCCTTGTTGTCGCAGGCCTTGGGTATGCCTTTTGTTGAGTTGAATGCGCTTGTGGCGGAACGTGCCGGCATGGCTTTGAGCGAATTTTTCTCGATCTATGGTCAGTCGGGCTTTCGGCGACTTGAGCGAGATTGCCTTGAGCAGGTTATTGCGCATTATCCGCAAGTAATTATTGCCACCGGCGGCGGCATTGTGGCCGAGCCGGCTACCTATGAACTGCTATTGCATTCATTCTTTGTTTGCTGGTTGCATGCCACGCCCGAGGTGCATTTCCAGCGGGTTATGAAGCAGCACGACGCCCGTATTGCCACGCCGGCTTTGCGCGATGAAGCCATGGCCAATATTCTTGCGTCGCTCGAGGCGCGCTGCAAACTGTACGCCCTGGCACATGCCCAAGTCGATACGACCTACCTTACAGCTGAACAAGTGGCTAAACAAATGCTTATTCAGCTTCAGCATACTCGATAA
- the recJ gene encoding single-stranded-DNA-specific exonuclease RecJ, producing the protein MVTPKLKVRSGNQEATRKLIDAGVHPLMARLFAARGVNSASDMSHHWGVLVPPSKLTHVDTAAVQLANAIEAQRKLLVVADYDCDGATACAVAIRALRSMGANVDFLVPNRFETGYGLSPEVVELATRHPNGKPDLIITVDNGIASVDGVDAAKQADIEVLVTDHHLPGDILPAALAIVNPNQPGCGFPSKNLAGVGVIFYLMLALRAELRRRNIYAPDGGPRLDQLADLVALGTVADVVKLDANNRLLVTQGLMKIRKGLMQPGIRALFAVAAREPAQASAFDLGFALGPRINAAGRLADMSLGINCLISNDEGEALTLARELDRMNQERRGIEHEMQDQALDAIDPGRLDTTSSVCVYHPEWHQGVIGLVASRLKEKYWRPTLAFARDDSGQLRGSGRSIPDVHLRDALDLVSKRCPNTILKFGGHAMAAGLTLRETGFAEFQKAFDDAVRTLSGKTRFEPEIETDGSLETGYANAEVAGMLQRQVWGAGFPAPIFSDSFHVQQQRILKEKHLKLTLERGHQRFEAIWFNHATPLPERIQAAYRLDQNIWNGRVSAQLIIEYAEAE; encoded by the coding sequence GTGGTCACCCCTAAACTAAAAGTCAGGTCCGGCAACCAGGAAGCCACCCGAAAACTGATTGATGCGGGTGTACATCCGCTTATGGCACGGCTTTTTGCGGCCCGCGGAGTGAACAGCGCAAGTGATATGTCGCACCACTGGGGCGTTCTGGTTCCACCCTCAAAGTTAACCCATGTGGATACCGCAGCCGTTCAGTTAGCCAACGCAATTGAAGCCCAACGCAAACTGCTGGTCGTGGCTGACTACGACTGCGACGGTGCAACCGCGTGTGCCGTCGCAATTCGCGCGTTGCGCAGCATGGGGGCCAACGTCGATTTCCTGGTTCCCAATCGTTTTGAAACCGGTTACGGGCTTTCACCCGAAGTCGTCGAGCTTGCCACGCGCCACCCCAACGGCAAGCCAGACCTGATTATCACCGTAGACAACGGCATCGCCAGTGTCGATGGCGTAGATGCCGCAAAACAAGCTGATATCGAAGTCCTGGTGACCGATCACCATTTACCGGGAGACATACTCCCGGCCGCCCTTGCAATCGTTAATCCGAACCAGCCCGGCTGCGGGTTTCCCTCAAAAAACCTCGCAGGCGTAGGCGTAATTTTCTATTTAATGCTGGCCTTGCGTGCCGAACTGCGCCGGCGGAACATTTACGCCCCCGACGGCGGCCCGAGGCTGGATCAATTGGCCGATTTGGTTGCACTGGGCACCGTAGCCGATGTCGTTAAGCTGGATGCCAATAACCGTTTATTGGTAACCCAAGGGTTGATGAAAATCCGCAAAGGCTTGATGCAACCAGGTATCCGCGCGTTATTCGCGGTCGCTGCACGCGAACCGGCCCAAGCGAGCGCATTCGATTTAGGCTTCGCACTTGGGCCGCGTATTAATGCGGCAGGCCGTTTGGCAGACATGAGTCTAGGCATCAACTGCCTCATCAGCAACGATGAAGGCGAAGCCTTAACCCTGGCTCGCGAACTCGACCGTATGAATCAGGAGCGGCGTGGCATTGAGCACGAAATGCAAGACCAGGCGCTGGATGCAATCGACCCGGGCCGGCTGGACACCACCTCATCAGTTTGTGTGTATCATCCGGAATGGCATCAAGGCGTGATCGGCCTGGTCGCATCCAGACTGAAAGAAAAATACTGGCGTCCCACCCTTGCCTTCGCTCGCGATGACAGCGGGCAACTACGCGGCTCTGGTCGCTCCATTCCCGACGTCCATCTCAGAGACGCGCTCGACCTGGTCTCGAAGCGCTGTCCGAATACCATTTTGAAATTTGGGGGCCATGCCATGGCGGCCGGCTTAACCTTGCGCGAAACGGGTTTTGCCGAATTCCAGAAAGCATTCGACGACGCTGTACGCACACTATCAGGCAAAACCCGGTTTGAACCCGAAATTGAAACCGATGGGTCACTCGAAACGGGGTATGCCAATGCCGAGGTTGCCGGCATGTTGCAACGTCAGGTATGGGGAGCCGGTTTTCCCGCCCCCATTTTCTCCGACTCTTTCCACGTGCAACAGCAGCGTATTTTGAAAGAAAAACATCTTAAACTAACGCTTGAGCGCGGACATCAACGTTTCGAAGCAATCTGGTTTAACCACGCAACGCCGCTGCCCGAACGTATTCAAGCTGCCTATCGACTGGACCAAAACATATGGAACGGACGCGTAAGTGCACAACTGATTATCGAGTATGCTGAAGCTGAATAA
- a CDS encoding lipoprotein-releasing ABC transporter permease subunit has translation MAYEFWIGARYAGLARVRGRSGRRDRFVSFIAASSMAGIALGVAALIIVLSVMNGFQTQVRDRMLSVLPHIELFVPGATPMQSLEQWQSIAAKAAENDAVSGAAPFVSAQAMLARGSTLVGTQLRGVDPSQEQAVSDLQGQMIEGDLSALTPGSFEMVLGNQLARSLGVLVGDAVMVLAAQGSVSPAGFSPRMRQFTVAGIYSSGYYEYDASLAFVNVEDAARVFRDSGAAGVRLRIHDMQQAPLVARELAFDIQGVGARDWTQNNRTWFAAVQTEKRMMFLILALIVAVAAFNLLSSLVMAVKDKQSDIAILRTLGATPREIGRIFLIQGALIGVVGTVLGVALGMLVAYNIDVIVPFIENLMGIEFLPQQIYFISELPSNPQMSDIVTIALTSLILSLLATLYPSWRASRLQPARVLRHD, from the coding sequence ATGGCCTATGAGTTTTGGATTGGTGCGCGTTATGCCGGTCTGGCCCGGGTGCGGGGCAGGTCGGGTCGGCGTGATCGTTTTGTTTCTTTTATCGCGGCGAGTTCCATGGCCGGCATTGCCCTGGGCGTGGCGGCACTGATTATTGTTTTGTCGGTGATGAATGGGTTCCAGACTCAGGTTCGCGACCGCATGTTGTCTGTTTTGCCGCATATTGAACTGTTCGTTCCCGGCGCAACGCCAATGCAATCGCTTGAGCAATGGCAGTCAATTGCCGCAAAAGCGGCTGAGAATGACGCTGTCTCGGGAGCGGCCCCCTTTGTATCGGCACAGGCCATGTTGGCGCGCGGCAGTACGTTGGTCGGCACGCAATTGCGGGGTGTCGACCCGTCGCAGGAACAGGCGGTGTCTGATTTACAGGGGCAAATGATTGAGGGCGATTTGTCTGCATTAACGCCCGGTAGTTTTGAAATGGTGTTGGGCAATCAATTGGCGCGATCACTCGGTGTTTTGGTGGGTGATGCCGTGATGGTTCTGGCCGCGCAAGGGTCGGTTTCGCCGGCGGGATTCAGCCCCCGCATGCGTCAATTTACGGTTGCCGGCATTTATTCTTCCGGTTATTACGAATACGACGCCTCGCTGGCCTTCGTGAATGTTGAAGATGCGGCACGGGTGTTTCGTGATAGTGGCGCTGCCGGCGTCCGCCTTCGAATTCATGATATGCAGCAGGCGCCACTTGTGGCGCGTGAGCTGGCCTTCGATATACAAGGGGTGGGGGCCCGCGATTGGACACAGAATAATCGAACGTGGTTCGCCGCCGTGCAAACAGAAAAACGCATGATGTTTTTGATTTTGGCCCTGATTGTGGCTGTTGCCGCATTCAATCTGCTCTCGTCGTTAGTTATGGCGGTTAAAGACAAGCAGTCGGATATTGCGATTTTGCGAACACTCGGCGCCACACCCCGGGAGATTGGGCGTATCTTTTTAATTCAAGGGGCGTTGATTGGTGTGGTTGGCACCGTATTGGGGGTTGCATTGGGCATGTTGGTTGCCTATAACATCGACGTGATCGTACCGTTTATTGAAAACCTGATGGGAATCGAGTTTTTGCCCCAACAAATCTATTTCATTAGTGAGTTGCCGTCGAATCCGCAAATGTCGGATATCGTCACGATTGCGCTTACCTCGCTGATCTTGTCGTTGTTGGCTACGTTGTATCCCAGTTGGCGGGCTTCACGCCTGCAACCGGCAAGGGTGTTGCGTCATGACTGA
- a CDS encoding ABC transporter ATP-binding protein, which produces MTETVSKPVQPAVLSASDLVKNYEEGGSRVEVLSGVSIEVHPAEIVAIVGASGSGKSTLLHILGLLDSPSSGQVVIDGRVSTGLSEAQRSQVRNRNLGFVYQFHHLLPEFTALDNVAMPLIVRRLSRPDARQAAHEMLKQVGLEKRERHFPGQLSGGERQRVALARALVTQPACVLADEPTGNLDRQTAKAMFDLLVRINRELGTAFAIVTHDIELAALAHRQLYMDNGVLVDVAEYKAKHSHVN; this is translated from the coding sequence ATGACTGAAACTGTTTCCAAACCTGTTCAGCCCGCCGTTTTATCGGCCAGCGACCTGGTTAAAAACTATGAAGAAGGTGGTTCCCGGGTTGAGGTACTGAGCGGGGTTAGCATTGAAGTGCACCCGGCTGAAATTGTGGCCATCGTGGGTGCTTCGGGGTCTGGAAAAAGTACTTTATTGCATATTTTGGGCTTGCTCGATTCCCCCTCGTCAGGGCAAGTCGTTATCGACGGCCGGGTGAGTACCGGGTTGTCGGAGGCACAGCGCAGCCAGGTTCGTAATCGAAATTTGGGGTTTGTGTATCAGTTCCATCACTTGCTGCCGGAGTTTACCGCGCTCGATAACGTGGCTATGCCTTTAATCGTACGCCGCCTTAGTCGCCCGGATGCCAGGCAGGCAGCGCATGAAATGCTTAAGCAAGTAGGGCTTGAAAAGCGTGAACGTCATTTCCCAGGTCAGTTGTCGGGCGGCGAGCGGCAACGCGTGGCGCTGGCACGAGCGCTTGTCACGCAACCGGCTTGTGTGCTGGCCGATGAGCCCACCGGCAACCTCGATCGTCAAACCGCCAAAGCGATGTTCGATTTGCTGGTGCGGATTAATCGTGAATTGGGAACGGCATTTGCAATTGTGACGCATGATATTGAACTGGCTGCGCTGGCACATAGGCAGCTTTATATGGACAATGGTGTTTTGGTAGACGTTGCTGAATACAAAGCCAAACACAGTCATGTTAATTGA